A region of the Pueribacillus theae genome:
AATTCAACAGAGTCGCCTTCATCCAACGTTTTGAAGCCCTCTGATTGAATTGCTGAGTAGTGAACAAATACGTCTTCACCATCTTCACGTTCAATAAAGCCAAAACCTTTTTCTGCATTAAACCATTTTACTTTACCTTGCATTCTTCTTTCACATTCCCTTCATGTGCAATCTTTTGTAAATGTTCACACTTTGTTAACATTTACATTTTAAATATAATCTCTTTAGGGAATGATTGTCAAACAACGGCTAATTTTTTTTATCAAAGTACATCCCGTCAGCCGCTGCGTTTTTGTATGGGTTCATATATTGCTTGCTGCGTTGCTGTTTTCGTTTAAACGTTTCGAAATTGTTTTTCATCACCTTGAATTGTTCATAAAGCAGCTTATCAATTTCCAAATTAATGGCAACAATGCGCTTTCCGATTTGTTTTTCTTCCGCCGAGTAATCGCCGGGAAGCCTATCGATCAATTGTTGGCGGACAGAGAGAAGTTTCTCTACCGAAGAAATGTACTCATCCTTCTCCTCCACATTATCGGGCATGCCGCCATGCAAGCTTGAATGAAGCTCTTGCGTCACCAAATATAATTCATTCACAGTTGTCATTATGCCCGTTCTCTTCCATCATGCTGCAGTTTACGGTTCAACAAGACGGCTTCCTTCCACGTATCACGGAATTCTACGACAAATCCTTCCACTTCGTCTAAAATGGCGGCATCATTTTTAATATTCGCTTCTATGAGCCTTCTGTTTATATACTCATACAGCTGCATCATCTGATTCGAGACCGGAATATCCATATTCAATGTCACCATGAGTTCTGAAATGATGTTTTGCGCTTTTTGGATCGCCGTGTTTTTTTCTTCGATTTGCTTTTCTTCCATTGCACTCTTCGCTTGCTTTATAAATTTTAAACACCCATTGTAAAGCATGAGTGTCAACTCACCTGGCGCCGCAGTATTCACAGCATTATTTTGATATGTAGCATACGGATTTCTTGCTGACATAAAAAAGCCTCTCCTTCACTCTTTCCTAAAAGCCTCCGAATTGCTGCATGAGATACGCGGATTGCTGATTGGCCTGCTGTACCGCTTTTTCCATCGCAGTAAACTGTCTCCAATAGCTTTCTTCCAACCTTTTCAAACGTTCTTGCATGCGATCAATTTGTTTATCAACGTCGATTAAATTGCGGCCAAGCGTAAACTGATGATTCGTTCTTAAATTGTTTCCCGCCCGGGCCTCAATGTTCGTTGTGACGCTTTTTATTGACGCTCTTAACCGGGCTGCAATTCCTTGTTTTTCAAAGCTTGTTTTCGTAGTTCCTGGTGTTCCGTTAAACAGTTCGTACAATTTATTCGGATCGTTCGCAATGGCTTCACGCAACTTATCCTCATTGACTTCCAGTTTCCCCCGCTCCAAGTAATCTTTGGAAGACGTGATCCCAAAGTCAGCGAGGTGAAGCTTCGTACCGTCCGCAAGTTCAACCGTCGAATACAAATCAAGGCGCATCTGATTCAGCCCGCCGGAAATAATCGAATCATTTCTCAGCATGCCGCTCTTCGCTTTCTCTTCCCACATTTCAATTTGCTTTTCAGACATATCTTCGCGCTGTTCTTCCGTGAGCGGTTTAAAGTCACGGTATACCTTCTCCTGGAGACGACCGTTCAAATCTGCGATTAATTTATTGTATTCGTCGACAAATTTTACAACCGTGTCAAAAATAAAATCGGTGTCGTTTGCTGTCGAAATAGTGACAGGCTTACCCTCTGTCGTGTTCTTTAGCGTGTATTCGATTCCGTTGATTGTGAATACGTTTGAGGTGCGTTCTGTTTCATAGCCGTTTATCGTAAATTTAGCGTTTTTGCCTTCTTTGCCTTTTGGGCCATTCTCTAGAACACCGTTGTTGAATTTAAAGCCTAGCTTCTCCATAAAATCTTTTGTGGAGTTGCTTCCGTCCTCGTCAGCAACAACTTCTATCTTTGCACCAACTCCAGTGGCATTCATCGTCATCACGAGATGGCTTTTTTCCCCAACACGATCTTCAAAAATCGTAACGCCAAAATTCGAACTATTAAACCTCTTTATCACATCTCCAAGGGTATCATTTGCCGAAATTTCAATTTTAACCTCTGTTGGTTCTGATTCTCCCGGCTTGGTTACGTTAAAAGTAAGCGTCCGCTCCCCACTAGTAAATTGTGGGTCATCCGCTGACACCCATACTTCTGAAGTTGCAAGCTGCGAGACTTCTATCTGGGTTGACACATTCCCTGACGGATTAATCGCTTTTGCGCTAACAGCACTATCGTTGCTGCTCGAAACAGTTTTTTTCAAGAAAGTTGCTTGCCTAAAGACGCCATCGAAAGTAAGATCGCTAAAAGCCGTCAGCAATTTATTTACATCGCGGTAGCTGTCACGCTGCCATTCAAGCACTTGCTTTTTTTGGACAAGCCGATCAAGCGGATACCGCTCCGCCCGCATGAGATCTTTAATAATTGATTCTGTATCCATTCCGCTTGCAAGGCCAGCAAATCGATTCACTTGCATATTGTATCACCGCTTTCTTACCTTTTTTCATCAACAAAAAGCCCCATAAATTTCGCCATTCCCGCATACATATCCAAAAATTTTTTCGGAGGGATTTCCCGGATGACTTCTTGCGTATTTTTATCAACAACTTCAACATAATATTCCTGCAGCTCTTCATGAAACGTAAATTTGACCGAAATGTCGATTGGGAGCAAAAAGTCATTTACGGCATCAACCCTCTCCCTCACTCGTTCCGTCATCAGTTGCTCATCGAATGTATTTTTTTCTTCCTGCCCAGGCTGCTCATGCCGTCTTATGCCACTGTCCGTTATCCGGTGAACAGTATGGGCAGCAACCGAAGGATTTGACATTCCTTTTACATCCACACCGCACTCCCCCTCTTCATTCTCTACCTTATTTATCGGATTGCTTCTACACTTTTTAACAATCATCAGTAAATAACTTAATTTCCTATCAAACACAAAAAAAAGACCTGCTCAATAAAGAGAACAAGTCTTCTAATCTATTTTATCCAATAAACATTTGAACGAACATTTTGCCGTACTGGCCGCCATCGACAATTCCAATTCCAACTTCAGTATAGCCGCTGTTAAGAATATTGGCACGGTGTCCATCAGAGTTCATAAGGGATGTATGTGCTTTTTCAACCGTTTGGTTCCCTGCCAAGTTCTCGCCTGCCGTACGATAGGAAATACCAAACTGTTTCATCATGTCAAACGGTGATCCGTATGTTGGAGAGTTATGATCAAAGTAGCCTTTATCAATCATGTCTTTCGCTTTTACACGAGCGACTTTTGTCAATTCAAGATTTGCTTTTAATGGCTTCAGGCCATTTTTTTGTCTTTCCGTATTAACAAGATTCAACATTTGTTGTTCTTCAGCAGTTAAACCTTGGTTTGCTTGTTGTTGGTTCTCATTTTTAGGCTGTTCTTTGACCGGCTGAGATGGTGCTGGTTGGGCTGGCTTTTCTTGAACGACGTTATCATTGTTTTTCTCCGGCGCTTTTTGCTGGTTGCTATTTTTATTTACATCTTTCTTTGAATCTTTGTAATGATTCTGCCAATTATAGTAGTAATCCCATTTATATGTCGGGACTTGTTTAACTTCATATTTTACATTTGCTTTTTGTTGTACATTGCAGGTTGATGCAGCTTCTGCCCCACCCGCTTGCCATCCTACCAAACCGGCTCCGATCAACGTTGCCACAAGTAATTTCTTCATAATGATGTAACCTCCTGATGTGTGAAATGTAGTGTAATGGTCTTTCTATATACGCATCCTATCATAAAAAAGGAGGTTCAAAGATGAAAACAAGCTTACAAAAGATTGCATTATTGCGATCATTATTTCACTTTGATTGCAAACGTTACAAAAAGAAAAGTTAAACAAACGTTTAATTAAAATTTATAAAAGAATTGTTTCGGCAAAAGTAAGATAAATGGAGAAAAAAGGAGGAAAAGGAAGAAAGAGGAAGTTTCTAACAGCATACCATCATTCAACGATGATCAGAAAAATAACAATTTAAGAGAATTCCAGGCATTCCTACTTCTAATCTCTTTCTGAAACTGGCCTTAAAAAATAAATCTTGTATGATTGATTAAGAGTGTTGCGAGGAAATTTAAAACAGGGGGAAAAACAATAGGAGAAAAAAAGAGAAAGAAGTTACTAAGCAGAAACGCCCCGGACATTTTACCTAATTCTTCCTTTTGTGACAAATCCCTTCTTGAATTTTCAAAAAAACCGATCGCCGAAATTCGACAATCTCACACATCCTTCATATCCTTCAATATTTTCATCAAATCCAAAGAAACATCCGCGGCCTTTTTATTTTCTTCCTGAATCGAAAGATAGATTTCTTTCCGATAAATATCGATGTCTTTTGGCGCATGGATGCCTATCTTAATTTGATCGCTGCTAATTGAGAGGATTGTAATTTCGATGTCGTCTCCTATTTTAATGGATTCATTCAATTTCCTTGTGAGTACAAGCATATTTACCCCTCCCTTTGAGCAGCTTTTAGTAATCGATGTTTCGTTTCGTAGCGGGGATCATTTAAAATAATTTGTTTCCCTCGTCTTTCTTTCACATTTAATACAATCGGCGCTTGAAGATTGGCGGTAGATTCCGAAAACGGCTCGTTCACCGTCAAAATAACAAAAATAGATAGATCCTGATTCGACTGAATGTTAAGCTGGCGAAGCACAGCATCTTCCAATTTGAAATTATAGTCTTTAAAAAAAGAAAAAGGTTCTGTTACTAAAAAAGCAAGGGCATGAGTGTTGATTGACTGTAAAATAAAAAAAGGACTCTTCTCTGCAAATGGAAGAATCACAAACTTTGTTTCATCGACAAAACCCGGAAGCCCCTGTTCAAACGTGAGAATATCTTCTTGATGGACTTCAATTTCCCCTTGGTACTTCGTCTGTATAGTTAGCATCACTTTCCACCTTCCAAAATAAAAACTACACTTTCCTATTCACAAAATCAATCGCAAGGCTGTTCAGCCTTTCCACATAAATATTCACTTTGCCAGGTCTGTAGCGGTGAACAGGCTTATTTGGATTCGCTTCAATTATCGGTTTATTCACTTTCGATTGAATCTCAATTTTGCCTGGTGTGTAATTAATTTTCACGCTAAATGGGGACGGGATCCAACCGATATTAAATTCATATAGTGGGTTTTCACTGTTTTCTTTCGCTTGATCCGCGATTGGATTTCCGCCATTTTCGATACGCATCAACTCATCCCCTTGTTCAGCGATCCGCCCCATGCCATTCAACCAGTCATGATACCCTGTTTGGGCAAATTCTTCCGTTAGCCTAAAAGGTGACTTTAAGTTCATTTCTTCCCATGCTTGTACCTGATCGATCGTAAGCTTTCCGGGTATCCGTTCAATTGTTAATTCAGCTGGGGGCTGCTGAATGGAAAGCTCAGCCTTTGGCTGTTCCATTTCCTGGACTGGAGGTTCATGGGCTATACCTATTCTGGCGAACTTCGATTCCATTCTAATTTGAGGAATGTTCATAGAATGCATCCTTTACATATAAGTTGGTTCAAAAAGCCCGAAAATGGCAGGCTGTCACTTTATCGCAGAAAGTCCAACAGGCTTGGCTGAATAACACGCGTTCCGACTGCAAGAGCGGCACGATGAATCGTTTCTTGCATTTTCAGATCGGTGATAACCTTCTCCATGTCCGCTCCTTCGTTCTCTTTAATGATCTTCTTGGCAATTAATTCTTGATCGCCTAAACGGTTCTCAATAAGTTCAACCCGGTTATAACGGGCGCCTAATTCTGCACGTTCTGAAAGGAGGTTGTTAATATGCCCGTCTAATCTCTCAAGGAAAGAGTCGATATTCTGTTCATCCTTAAGAGCTTGTTCCAAATCATCGAAAGTCTTAAAAACCTCTTTCCCAAACACGACATTTGGGTCAATGCTTGCTGGAATCGTTGACCCTTTTGATACTTCGATTTTGAAAGGATCTGGTTTATTGTTTTCATCCCATTTTGGACTTATCGTCCCATCTTCGTTGATCGTAACAGGCGGATTTGAAATATCAGTGCCATTAAAAATATATTTCCCCGCAACTTTCGTATTGGCGACTTCCGTATAGGCTTCTTTCAATTGGGAAATTTCGGCTTTGATCTTAAGACGATCTTCAGAACCATTCGTATCATTCGCCGCTTGGCCAACAAGTTCACGCACCCGCCCCAAAATTGCATTCGCTTGTTCAAGACCTGCTTCCGAATTGTCTATCCAATTGTACATTTCAGATAAGTTTCGCGTATATTGTTCAACTTCTGTCAAATTCGTTCGATACGCCATCCCTTTAATCGCGACGACCGGATCATCAGACGGACGGCTAATTTTACGTTGTGTATACAATTGCTCTTGCAGCTTGCCAAGCTGAGAGTAACTGTTGCTTAAATTTCGAAGCATATTTGCTGTTAACATACTTTGTGTGACACGCATCTTCTTCATCTACCCTTCCATTACTTTATCCCGCAACTCCAAATCCTAGAAGTTAAGCGGAGGATTGCGGACGCTAATTCTTTGTAAGTCCCCTTTATCTTCCAACAACGCCCATGCCGTTAATAATTTTCTCAAGCAATTGGTCAACAACCGTAACCATACGGGCTGATGCGTTGTATGCTTGTTGGAAGCGAATAAGATTAATGATTTCTTCATCAAGCAAAATACCACTGATTGACTGGCGGCGTTGATCAGCTGATATCTTTAACGTTTCGGTATTGCTCTTCATACGATTTGCTTCTTGGGCTTTAACCGCCATCTCACCGATAACCCCTTGATAGAATCCTTGTAACGTTGTCTTTTCTTCAGAACCGATCTTATCCAGTACTTTATTTTTCACTTCGGCAAGCAGCAACGCATTTTCCCCATTGCCTTCTTCACCTGAATTTGGGTCAGTTGCAGCAGCGATGTTATCCCGTGAATCGATAATCGCTTGATCTACTTTTATATTTTTCGCAGCACCTGAGACATCTTTAAGTTCTTCAAAAAAGTTTCTTTCAGTGTGTGAGCCTGCTTTAATATCTGAAAGGCTCCAGCCTTTTTTATGTATTTCATTAAATTCTGTAACGAAAGCATGAGCCATTTCATCAAGATTGTCGATCATCTTACCATAGTCATCGTGCGCTTTTAAAAGGGCACTTAATTTCCCTTTTTCATAATTAAGTGGCAAATCATCAGCACCGATTTTGACTTTATTATCATTATCGACTGTAAGACTGCTGGTGGTCATGTCTTTTCCATCGACAAGTGTATGAGAGTTACCTTCACTATCCACAATCGAAACCGTTACGTTGCCTTCCGCGGTGGGAAGTGCATTTCCACGGTTAGGTTCATAGGTCACCTCGATATCGACCAATTCTGACAACCTGTCTAGAAGACGGTCACGTTCATCATATAAATCATTCGGCAAATAACCGTGAGGTTCAATTCCCCGAATTTGTTGATTTAAATTGTTCAGCTGGGTGGCAATCGAATTAATTTCTTTAATCGTAACATCAATTTCTTGTACAGTATTTTTTTGAAGTGCTGTTATCGAGTTGCTTAAATAGTTAAATGTATCGGCGACTGCGATGCCTCGCTCCCTAACAACAGAACGAGCGCCAGGATCATTCGGCGAAGCAGCGAGATCTTCGAGCGACTGCCAAAATCGATCAAGTGTTTTGGCAAGTCCAGCGTCAGAAGGCTCATTCATTATATCTTCGAGTCTGCTTAATGCTTCCGCCCTTGAACTCCAGTAGCCTGATTTGTTATTTTCACTACGAAACTGGACATCAAGAAACGATTCCCGCACACGCTCAACGGATCCCGCTTTCACACCCGTTCCCATCTGTCCGGGAACTTGCGGGCGATTTATTCCAAGCGGCGGATACGGTTCAGCCGCTTCAAAATTCACCCTCTGCCTCGAATAGCCTGGGGTATTGGCGTTGGCAATATTATTGCCAGTCGTCTCTAATGCATATTGTTGTACCGTCATGCCACGTCTCGCTGTTTCAAGTCCCATAAAAGTTGAACGCATTTGTTGTGATCCCCCTCATAAGTCTCTATGCCTTAGAATCAAAAAACGAACGATGGCTGCCATCCGTTTTTTTATTCTCCGGATGTTTGTAAGTCACTTCCTCTGGTTCCGGCGACAACATTTCAAGTGAAGCGTTGACAAACTGGAGTGACTGTTTCGTTAACTGTTGATTCAATTCATTTTGTTCTTTCATTTTAATGATTTCTTCCGAAAGCTTCGCATGCAGCTTGCGGATTATTTCACGGTCATTTTCCTCCATAAAAGGATAAAGTGATGAAAGGGTAACATCTTCAATCACTATCCCTTTCCTATTTAAAAAATCCTCGACAGCTTTTTGGCGATTTTCGTCTGCTTTTCCCAACAATTTTATTTGCTTTTCCTCTGCTTTTAGCAGCTCTTCAAGTTTTTTAATTTCGTTTTGTTTTAGAAACTCTGTTTTTTCTATTGTAAGATCGTTCAGCTGCTGTTGTATTTTAAGAAGCATGGCTAATGATTGAATGATGTTTTGGGCCGTCATTAGTAAACATCCTCACCGACTATTTTTTCCAAAAATCGAGCAGCCTTTCGGCTGTCTTTTTATAATTGATTTCATAGTTTCCTGCGTCATACTGTTTTTTAATCTCATTCACCTTTTTTTCACGTTCAGATTGAAGTTCGGATTTTTTTAGCAGTTCTTTCGCCTGTGCAGAAATTTCAAGCTTATCTTTATGCTGTGTTTGTGGTTTTTCCGGCTGGTTTTCCGCAGCCTTTTTATACGGATTTGTTTTCATTGAATGAATCGGATTAATTTTCATGACGCCACCTCACTTAATAATCGTTCATTTGATTTTTGAAATACGTTGCTTGACGCACCTCTTGCCGTTCGGCTTCTTTTTCAGCTATCTCCAGATCATTTTTTATCGTTTCAACACAATTTTTACACAAATTTCCAGACGAGATGGGAGCCCCGCACGATTGGCAGGAATATACTAAATTTGGAAATTGGGCTGTTCGAAGCCTGCCTTCCTTAATGAAGCGAATAATGACTTTTTCCGGCACCCCTGTCGCTTCATGGACTTCATGCAAACTTGCGGAACGGTTTTGCTTTTTGCGAATAAAAGTATAGACCTTTTCAAACATCTTTTCTTCTTCTTTGTAACAAGATTCGCAAATATCCCGTATCGTCCTGACAAAAACATTGCCGCATTGCTCACAATTTGCCAATTCAGCCATTTCTTTCAATCCCCCCAGTCTCGCTCTTTGTCTATTATATCTATCGGTTCAAACAATAAAAAGTTTATAGGTTGGTTGCAATTTCAAACACCTCTTGCCAACGTCAATGATGAAACGGAACGTGCCCCGTAGCCAAAAAGTGTTTGGGCGGCATTCCTTACAGTCGTGCCAGTTGTGTAAACATCATCGATAAGAACGATTCTGGCACCTGATAAGCCAATGCCCTCCTTCAACTGAAAAAAATCGGCATTCGTTTGAAGACGTTCGCTGCGTGACTTTTTACTTTGCTTTTCACTATTTTTACGAGTGAGAATATCTTTTATTTCTCCATCTAGTAATTGCGCGAGGACTAGAGACTGGTTGAAGCCGCGTTCATACAGGCGTTTGCCGCTTAATGGAATTGGGACAATGATTTCATTTTGGCATTCTTTCAGCCATAATTTCTTCCATTCTGACGTTACCGTTTCACATAGCACAACATCACCTCGAAATTTAAAACGGTTCATCCATTCTTTCATTTTGCCGTCATATACGTAAAGGGAGCGATTTTTGAAATTTTTGTCCGGCCAAATCATTTCCCAGCGGATGCAGTCGAGACAAGTATCTCCATCCACAAAGCCTTTTGGTGTTTTTTCGAGCATACGGCCACAGACTCGACATATTTCCCCGGAAATAATCGTCAATGACTGACGGCATTCTTCGCACAATTTATCGGGCTCCGTTAACCCAAATACACTGTTCCATGTCAATGCTTGATAAAAAGACACATCACACCATAAGCAATAATCCATGCTTTCACCTCCACTGCTCTACAATGTTTTTGCTTCCTCGTTCATTTCTTCAATATGATGCAAAGCTTTCATCATCTCTTCTGTTTTCCCAAAGTGAAAATACCGGACTTCACCGGTTGGATATTTCCCGCTTCTCCCTGCTCGCCCAGCAATTTGAACGAGCGCACTTTCTGTAAAAATCTGATCTTCAGCGCCCAATATGCCAACATCAATATTTGGGACCGTTACACCGCGTTCTAAAATCGTTGTCGTCACGAGAAGCTGAATCTCACCTTTTCGGAATTTCTCTATTTTCTCTTTACGTTCTGGATCTTCTGCATGGACACCATCAATGCCAGAAAATGTGCCAGAAAATGATGAAGCAAGAATCTCCTTCACTTTCTTCATCATGTTGACAGACGGAACGAACAGAAAGATCTGCTTTTTTTGTCGAAGCTTTTCTTTGCACCACTCGTGTACCACTTTTGGGAGCTGTTCTTTCGACAATTTTTTTTGCCAATCGCCGCACCATTGAAAAAAAGGTACCGGCAAAGGATGCCGATGAAAGCGGATTGGAATTTTCACAGATGGGAGTGTCCCTTCCTTCGCACGTATTTTAAAAGATTCATTTGGTGTTGCAGTTAAATAGATGGTTGGGGCCCCTTCTTTTTTCGAACGTTCGACGGCAAATTCAAGCATTCGATCCATCGAATAGGGAAACGCGTCCACTTCATCGACAATCATCACATCAAACCAATCTTGAAAGCGAAGCAACTGGTGTGTAGTAGAGATGATGAGCTGTGCATCTTGCTCCTTATCAACACTTCCTCCATATAATGCGTTAATTATCACTTTCGGAAATGCTTCCTTTAAGCGAGGAAGAAGTTCAAGGACGACATCAACACGGGGTGTGGCGATGCACACCCTCAAGCCTAATGAAAAAGCACGCGCCAATCCTTCGAATAAAATTTCTGTTTTCCCAGCGCCGCATACCGCCCATATTAACAGCTCATGCCGCCTTTCAATCGCTTGAAGCACAGCATCCGCAGCCCGAGTTTGCTGAACGGAAAGCTCCCCTTTCCATTTCAGTGAATCGGCGATTTGAGCCGGTTTCGTTTTGCTTCCACACCAATAGATAAGCGGGGTACACTCACTTACTCGTCCCATGACTAAGCATTTACGGCAATATGTGCATTCTTCCAAACAACGTGCACACGAAAAAGACGCAAACAGGCGCTGCACAGTATTTCCGCAACGATGGCAGCAATATTGCTTTGATTCATTGGTTATGGATTTTTTGTAGCCAACATACCCGTGCAAATAATGGCTATGGATAAAGTCAATTGAAAAAGGAAGTTCATCTAACAGGAGAAGTTTGCCTTGAAGTCGATATTGAAGTGTTGGAGAAAAAGGGTATGCAAAATCAAGAGGAGGTTGTTCAAAATCGTCCAGGCGTGAAATTGCTGAAAAAGAAGACAGGGAATCGCCTTCAAAAGGAATGCCTTCCGGATGAATGAGAACTTGCTGATTTTTACTATAGGAGGCGTATCTCAACTATACGCCCCCCTTTTTAAGCATTTTATGGTTTGTACCATGTTAATCCAATGGCTCCTTCACCCAAATGAGTACCGATTACCGGGCCGAAGTAGCCCATCTCAACTGTGGCATTCCGATACTTGGTTTCCAGCTCTTCCTTTATTTCAGCCGCATCATCTGGACAGGTGGCATGAATAACTGCTGCATGGATGGTTTCTCCGGTTTTTGCGTCATTGTCAAAAATCTCAAAAAGCCTGCGAATCGCCTTTTTGCGCGTACGGATTTTTTCAAATGGTTGAATAACTTTATCTTCAAACGCTAAAACGGGTTTAATTTTAAGCAAGCCGCCAAAAAATGCCTGTGCCCCGGATAACCTTCCGCCAAGCTTCAAATTTGTTAAATCATCGACCATAAAATACGCTTTGATGCCTTTTCTTTTTATGTCGTTTAAACGGCTGATGATCTCTTCTCCGCTTTTTCCTGACTGTGCCATTTTGGAAGCTTCCAAAACGTAAAAGCCTTGGGCAGCACAGCTAATTTCTGAATCAAACACGTACACCTTCACATTTTCGGCAAGATCAACTGCAGAAAGGGCTGACTGGTATGTACCGCTAATCCCGCTTGAAAGTGTAATGACAACAATCTCGTTATATTCCTTTCCAAGCCGCTCGTACAGTTCAACGAATTCGCCGACAGCCGGCTGGGACGTCTTCGGCAACTCTTCAATGTTGCGCATTTTGTTATAAAAGTCACTTGTTTTCAATTCAATCTCTTCACGATAAGAATCCGAACCGAATATGACATTCAGAGGAATCATGAAAATGTTATTCTCTTGCCGTTTCGAACGATCAATATAAGATGTGCTATCTGTTATGACAGCCGTCTTGGCCATGTCCATCCCTCATTCAATAAATAATTGAAGTGCTTACCTTACTTTCACCCAGCCTTTTTTAATCGCTTCAACAACCGCCTGGGTCCGATCGTTGACATTCATTTTTTGAAGAATGTTCGACACGTGGTTTTTCACCGTTTTTTCGCTTATGTATAACGCTTTTCCTATGCCGCGGTTGCTTTTTCCGTCAGCAAGAAGCTGCAGCACTTCGCATTCTCTCCTCGTTAATAAGTGGAGCGGCTTCCGGTACTCAATTTCTTTAAATCCTATTTCCAATCCTTCCATCCCTTGAGATGCTAAGCGGCGATATTCGTTCACCAAGTTGTGAGTTACTTTCGGGTGGACGTATGCACCGCCTTCTGCGACAACTTTTACCGCCTCAATCAGCGCATCGGCATCCATTTCCTTTAACAAATATCCTGCAGCACCTGTTTTTACCGCGTGCGTAACATAAGCTTCATCGTCATGGATCGATAAGATGATAACCTTCGTACCGGGCACCTTTTGCATCAATTGCCGTGTTGCCTCAACTCCGTTCACTTCTGGCATATTAATATCAAGGAGAACAACATCAGGTAGATACTGTTGAACGAGTTCCACCACTTCTTTTCCATCGTTGCCTTCCGCTACGACTTCAAAATTTGGCTCCATTTCCAAAATTCGTTTGACGCCTTCCCGAAACAACGGATGATCATCAACTAAAATAATTTTAATCGTTCGTTCAATTGTAAACTTCATCCCTTACCTCCTGCTTTTTTATCGGTATTTGAATTAAAATGGTTGTGCCTTTTTCAGGTGTGGACTCCAACATGAATTTCCCTTCAAGGAGATCGACTCGTTCATTCATTCCAATAAGCCCAAATGCGTTTTCCTTTTTCACATTGTAGTCAAAGCCAATGCCATTATCTTTCACTAATAGTGTAAGCTGCTCGTCCCGAAATTCGACTTTCACTTGGATTTGTGACGCTTTCGCATGCTTGCACGCATTTTGTACCGCTTCTTGTGCAAGGCGGAACAGTGCAATTTCCAAATTGGAAGCCAACCGCTTCTCTTGCCCAATAATTTGGATCGTAACCTCCGTTCCGAAATTTTCACTGACAGTATTTATATATTTTTTTAACGTTGGAATGAGCCCAAAGTCGTCTAGCGCCATTGGACGAAGATCGTAAATAATTCTTCTAACTTCTTGAAGTGAATTTCGTACAAGCTGGCGTAAT
Encoded here:
- the flgK gene encoding flagellar hook-associated protein FlgK produces the protein MRSTFMGLETARRGMTVQQYALETTGNNIANANTPGYSRQRVNFEAAEPYPPLGINRPQVPGQMGTGVKAGSVERVRESFLDVQFRSENNKSGYWSSRAEALSRLEDIMNEPSDAGLAKTLDRFWQSLEDLAASPNDPGARSVVRERGIAVADTFNYLSNSITALQKNTVQEIDVTIKEINSIATQLNNLNQQIRGIEPHGYLPNDLYDERDRLLDRLSELVDIEVTYEPNRGNALPTAEGNVTVSIVDSEGNSHTLVDGKDMTTSSLTVDNDNKVKIGADDLPLNYEKGKLSALLKAHDDYGKMIDNLDEMAHAFVTEFNEIHKKGWSLSDIKAGSHTERNFFEELKDVSGAAKNIKVDQAIIDSRDNIAAATDPNSGEEGNGENALLLAEVKNKVLDKIGSEEKTTLQGFYQGVIGEMAVKAQEANRMKSNTETLKISADQRRQSISGILLDEEIINLIRFQQAYNASARMVTVVDQLLEKIINGMGVVGR
- a CDS encoding flagellar protein FlgN, which encodes MTAQNIIQSLAMLLKIQQQLNDLTIEKTEFLKQNEIKKLEELLKAEEKQIKLLGKADENRQKAVEDFLNRKGIVIEDVTLSSLYPFMEENDREIIRKLHAKLSEEIIKMKEQNELNQQLTKQSLQFVNASLEMLSPEPEEVTYKHPENKKTDGSHRSFFDSKA
- the flgM gene encoding flagellar biosynthesis anti-sigma factor FlgM — translated: MKINPIHSMKTNPYKKAAENQPEKPQTQHKDKLEISAQAKELLKKSELQSEREKKVNEIKKQYDAGNYEINYKKTAERLLDFWKK
- a CDS encoding TIGR03826 family flagellar region protein, with translation MAELANCEQCGNVFVRTIRDICESCYKEEEKMFEKVYTFIRKKQNRSASLHEVHEATGVPEKVIIRFIKEGRLRTAQFPNLVYSCQSCGAPISSGNLCKNCVETIKNDLEIAEKEAERQEVRQATYFKNQMNDY
- a CDS encoding ComF family protein, coding for MDYCLWCDVSFYQALTWNSVFGLTEPDKLCEECRQSLTIISGEICRVCGRMLEKTPKGFVDGDTCLDCIRWEMIWPDKNFKNRSLYVYDGKMKEWMNRFKFRGDVVLCETVTSEWKKLWLKECQNEIIVPIPLSGKRLYERGFNQSLVLAQLLDGEIKDILTRKNSEKQSKKSRSERLQTNADFFQLKEGIGLSGARIVLIDDVYTTGTTVRNAAQTLFGYGARSVSSLTLARGV
- a CDS encoding DEAD/DEAH box helicase, with protein sequence MRYASYSKNQQVLIHPEGIPFEGDSLSSFSAISRLDDFEQPPLDFAYPFSPTLQYRLQGKLLLLDELPFSIDFIHSHYLHGYVGYKKSITNESKQYCCHRCGNTVQRLFASFSCARCLEECTYCRKCLVMGRVSECTPLIYWCGSKTKPAQIADSLKWKGELSVQQTRAADAVLQAIERRHELLIWAVCGAGKTEILFEGLARAFSLGLRVCIATPRVDVVLELLPRLKEAFPKVIINALYGGSVDKEQDAQLIISTTHQLLRFQDWFDVMIVDEVDAFPYSMDRMLEFAVERSKKEGAPTIYLTATPNESFKIRAKEGTLPSVKIPIRFHRHPLPVPFFQWCGDWQKKLSKEQLPKVVHEWCKEKLRQKKQIFLFVPSVNMMKKVKEILASSFSGTFSGIDGVHAEDPERKEKIEKFRKGEIQLLVTTTILERGVTVPNIDVGILGAEDQIFTESALVQIAGRAGRSGKYPTGEVRYFHFGKTEEMMKALHHIEEMNEEAKTL
- a CDS encoding DegV family protein translates to MAKTAVITDSTSYIDRSKRQENNIFMIPLNVIFGSDSYREEIELKTSDFYNKMRNIEELPKTSQPAVGEFVELYERLGKEYNEIVVITLSSGISGTYQSALSAVDLAENVKVYVFDSEISCAAQGFYVLEASKMAQSGKSGEEIISRLNDIKRKGIKAYFMVDDLTNLKLGGRLSGAQAFFGGLLKIKPVLAFEDKVIQPFEKIRTRKKAIRRLFEIFDNDAKTGETIHAAVIHATCPDDAAEIKEELETKYRNATVEMGYFGPVIGTHLGEGAIGLTWYKP